The nucleotide window GCGAGGGGAGTGGTGAAAGTGGACAACGATGACGAATTCTTCCGTGTGGCGAGGCTGAGCACGGAGCTCAGGGGGATCGACTCCCAACTGACAGAGTTATCACGACGTCGTGCGGAGCGTGAGGCGATCGCGAATCTCGATCCACATCTTCACCTCCGGCAGGATGATGTAGCGTCCGTGGTCGGTCAGTGGGAAATCCATGTGGAACGGGAGGCCGAACTCCTCGAGTCCAGGGAAGACGCCGTGCGGCGACTCCTCCCGGCCTTCCTCAATCTCGCCGCACTCGAATTCGGCCGCTTGGATGAGGAGTTCGACACGAAGGAGTGGGGCGACACCGCAGAGAAATGCCTGGATGCCATGGAAACGGTGGCTCAGGCCTACGCACACCGACTCCAGCGGGCGATCGATCAATGGAACCACGTCGCGGAGGCGCTGCTCGACATGTCGCATGGGCTGCCGGGACATGACACGGAAATACATGATGCGGCACAAGATATGGAACCGAACTCGACCGACTCGTCCGGCCCACCCGCCGAGTCAGCTGGTCCGGTGATCAAGCGGCTCGGACCGACCGCCTCGGGCGGATATACGGGGATCGAGGTGAACGGACGGGAGATCGAGATGGTCAGTCGCCACGAGACCATCGACGAATTCCTCACTGCGCTCGAGTCAGGGATGCGGGAGATTCTGGCCGAAGCCAGAAAAGGCCTGCTCTCAGGCTCCGACTGCTCCACCGAGGTAGTTCTCGATCCCTCCCCGTCGCATCGCATCTGGCGAGAGTCGTGACGCGAATGCGGTGCGCCGGCTGCTTCGAAGTGCAGATGCGCTGATGAAGATCCCTGCGTACACACTTTGAACCCGCGATTGCCGCGATTGCCGCGAGTGGCGCGAGCGGCGCGGGTGTCCGGCGGCGGCCGCCGGCGAAGCGCCGCCCCGCTCCTACGGGCGTCCGGCGAATCGTCCCAGCAGCTCCACGTGCCCAGCGACGATGAGCAGATCCTGTTTGCCGACGCGGGTCGTCGGGTCGGCGTAGGTGAAGTCGCGGCCCGGGCTCTTGATGCCGACGATCGTGACGCCGTATTTGTCGCGGACGCCGGATTCGCTGAGCGTGAAGCCCTGGATCTCACGCGGCGGCCGCATCTTGACCACAGCGAAGTGGCCTTCGTCGAACTCGATGTACTCCATCATCCGGGAGCTGACGAGGTGGGCGACTCGGCGTCCTGCGTCCGATTCGGGGTAGAGCACGTGGTGGGCGCCGATGCGGTGGAGGATCTTGCCGTGGGACGGGGAGATCGCCTTCGCCCACACCTGCCCGACGCCGAGGTCGACGAGGTTCGCGGTGGTGAGCACGCTGTCTTCGATCGAGGTGCCGATGCCGACGACCGCTGTCGAGAAGTCCCCGGCCCCGACCTGCCGCAGCGCATCGATGTTCGTCGAATCGGCCTCGACGACGTGGGTGAGCTTGCCGCTCCAGTCCTTGACCAGTTCTGGGTTGTGCTCGATGGCCATGACCTCACGGCCCAGTTTGGCCAGCGTGGCCGCCGTCGAGGACCCGAAGCGTCCCAGTCCGATGACCAGGATGGAGGTGTGTTCGTTAGCCAACGACGGGCCTTTCTTCGGGATAGCGGTACAGGCGGGCGGAGTCCTGCATGGACAGCGCCGCCGCAAGTGTAATCGTACCGAGTCGGCCGATGAGCATGATCACCGACAGAACATAGAGGCCTGAGTTCGGCGACGATGCAGAGACCCCGGAGCTCAATCCGACGGTGCCGAAGGCGGAGATCACCTCGAACAGCACGCGGTCGAGCGGCTCTGCGCTGATCTGGAGCATCGTCAGGGTGCCGATGAAGACGATCGTCGCACCGGTGAGCAGGATCGAGATCGAGAGTTTGATCGTCGAGGAGGTCAGCCTGCGACCGAACACGTGCACATCCTGTAAGCCCCTGGCCTCTGCGTATGCGGCGAGGATGAGCACAGCGACGGTCGTGACCTTGATGCCGCCTGCCGTCGAGGACGAGCCGCCGCCGATGAACATCATGAGGTCCATGAGCAGATGTGAGGCCTGGCTCATGTCCGCGACCTCCATCGTCGCGAAGCCGCCCGACCGCGGCATGACGGCCATGAACAGGACCTCGACGAATGTGTGTCCGGCGCTCTTGTCTCCGAGCGTGGCCGGGTTGGCCGACTCGAACAGAGCCAGGAGCAGCAGGCCCACCGCCAGCACTGCCGTCGTGGTCGTCAGCGTCAGCTTCGTGTGCAGGTCCCAGCGGCTGGGCCGGTTCCAGAACATCGCGACCATGAGCACGACGGGAAAGCCCAAGGATCCGACGAAGACACCGGCCATGAGCAGAGACAGGATCCACGGATCGGAGGCGAAGTAGGCCGCCCCGCCCTCGTGGATGGTGAATCCCGCGTTGTTGAACGCAGAGATCGAATAGAACACCGAATACCAGATCGAGTCGCCCAGAGAATCCCCGCGCATGAGGAACCGCGGGAACAGCAGCACCGCAAGAATCGATTCGGCAGTGAAGATCGTGATGACCACGGTCTTGAGCAGGGTGCCGACCTGACCCAGATTGAGCGCCGAGGTGGCCTGCTGGGCGATGAGACGCTGCCGGACTCCCAGCCGGCGTGAGACGGCCATGCCCAGCACCGAGGCGAGGGTGAGGATTCCGAGACCGCCGACCTGGATGCCGGCGGTGATCACCGAGATCCCGAAGTCCGACCAGTAGTCCTCCGTGACGACGGGGGTCAGCCCCGTCACGCAGACGGCTGAGACCGCCACGAACACGGAGTTCGCGATGTGCGTGGCCTGATCCACCGCACCCGGATGGCGCACGCTCGCCGGCAGCATGAGCAGGATCGCGAACAGCGCGACGACGGCGACGAACGACCCGATCGCCAGTCGGGCGGGCGAGGCGACGGCGAGGTCGTCGACGAAGTCGCGGACCCACCGTCCTGGCCGCAGCAGCCGGTCGAAGCGCGGCGCGGAATTCTTGGACACAAGCACCATGGTAGATCCGTGAGCCTCCGAATCGGCGCAAGTGACCCGTGCCATATAGCATGGTGAGCATGGCCGAAAATGATGTGTATGTCGTCTGGGACGACGCGGTGACCGGTTATAACTTCGGTCCCAGCCATCCCATGCACCCCCTCAGACTCGACCTGACGGCGAAGCTTGCGCTCGAATTCGGACTCTTCGACGCCGAGAACGTCCACGTGCACCCGATCAACGACATCGACGAGGCCAAACTCGCCCGCCTCCACGACGCCGATTTCATCGCCGCAGTGAAACAGGCCGGAACCGAAGAGGGCCTCGCCGAGGCGGATGCACAGAAGTACGGAATCGGCACCGAGGATGTGCCCGGCTTCGAGA belongs to Brevibacterium spongiae and includes:
- a CDS encoding potassium channel family protein, whose protein sequence is MANEHTSILVIGLGRFGSSTAATLAKLGREVMAIEHNPELVKDWSGKLTHVVEADSTNIDALRQVGAGDFSTAVVGIGTSIEDSVLTTANLVDLGVGQVWAKAISPSHGKILHRIGAHHVLYPESDAGRRVAHLVSSRMMEYIEFDEGHFAVVKMRPPREIQGFTLSESGVRDKYGVTIVGIKSPGRDFTYADPTTRVGKQDLLIVAGHVELLGRFAGRP
- a CDS encoding TrkH family potassium uptake protein, with product MVLVSKNSAPRFDRLLRPGRWVRDFVDDLAVASPARLAIGSFVAVVALFAILLMLPASVRHPGAVDQATHIANSVFVAVSAVCVTGLTPVVTEDYWSDFGISVITAGIQVGGLGILTLASVLGMAVSRRLGVRQRLIAQQATSALNLGQVGTLLKTVVITIFTAESILAVLLFPRFLMRGDSLGDSIWYSVFYSISAFNNAGFTIHEGGAAYFASDPWILSLLMAGVFVGSLGFPVVLMVAMFWNRPSRWDLHTKLTLTTTTAVLAVGLLLLALFESANPATLGDKSAGHTFVEVLFMAVMPRSGGFATMEVADMSQASHLLMDLMMFIGGGSSSTAGGIKVTTVAVLILAAYAEARGLQDVHVFGRRLTSSTIKLSISILLTGATIVFIGTLTMLQISAEPLDRVLFEVISAFGTVGLSSGVSASSPNSGLYVLSVIMLIGRLGTITLAAALSMQDSARLYRYPEERPVVG